The sequence tgagggggtccagcttgacggacctaattattattttaaagcCCCGATGCACTGCGATATTAAGAGCTGCTGTGCTTGAAATTTCAGCCTACTACTGTATGTAGAGGCTTATAATATAgatatttaagtacctcttcaggattTTCACGAAGGGATAAAAGTCACACGGCCAAGATGGTATTGTTGTTACCTTGCCGGAGCGATGCATTCGTAGAGAATGTGAATCGGCATTTTCATTCTTCAGCTCAAAAAAGTTTGTGTCTCGAATAGATTTAACTTAcataggtgatatcgtagactataATGTACAGAATATTAGtaagtgagagttcgtaggtcctcacTGCTTAGGCTCATGAGTTTgactgatactctcgttgctggagGTATATACAATTTGGTCTGTCTTTGCCATGGGCATTCAATCTAGTGTTGTCCGCCCCGCTGTGCTTTCCATTTACTTGTGTTTCCCGTGtatgtgcttttgtgagtccgcagacgggctctggaccatagaattctGTTTGGCTGGGCATTGGAATAAATTTCAACCTATAGTCGGGTCTACGATACCGGACTATTTAAATTTGTGATCAGTTAATAACTGTCATTTCGATAAGTCTATTAAACATATCGACGATCCTCTTCTAATAAGAGGCTTCAACTCTCTTCAGATGGTGGTAGAAAATCAAATTTTCTTAGCCCTTAAAATTTGTTTGGATTATCTGCAGCGGATCATCACATCCGCAAAAGCTAGCCACCTTCAAAACATCGTAAAAGTTGCTTACCCACTCTATCTCGGCctgtttttatttacatatacttCTTATCAATTAAGTATCTTTATGCCACAAATTTAATGCAAATAGCTAAAGGTAACAAAACAATCTagaaagcaaataaataaattttgtgatAATAGATTTACAACTTTTCTAAAAAGAATCAGTCAGTGGTGTTATCTCATCGCGATAAAAGAGAAACCGAAAAGTTTTCTCATATTTTCATATCCATCACGAATTCTGTCTGAGCCTCCGAATACCCATACTTTCTTTAAAATTCCGCTATCAGCTCCGATGGAGCTAATGATACTTCCGATTATTTCTGTTTATTCACTTTTTTCAATATTCTTACTTTGTATTTGCAGAAATCAGGCTTTACTCCAAAGAACCTACGATATCAACCAAAACGTATCACCTACGGCAAAGAATGCCAGCAGTTAGCATGGACGTAACCAAGCTGCCAAGCTTACAAGATGGTATCGAGGTACAAATGGATAGTCTTGATTCTAGCCATGCATTCACAAACTCAATGAATGAACCCAATCTGCCCAAGCCCAATGTGTTCAAATCGAAAATTTTCATTGTAGCCGTTATTTTTTCCAGCGTACTTTTCACCATTATGTGTATCAGCTTTTTGGTGCACTACGAAATGGGCAACGACGTATCGGACGGTGATAATATACCCTTTTGGAATGTTAAACTACCACCAGAGCAACAAGTGTGGTACGAGAAGGGTATTGAAGAGTTGAAGATTGCGCTGAGTCGTGAAATGAATCGAAGACGTGCCAGAAATGTGATACTCTTCGTAGGTGATGGCATGGGTCCGAATACGGTGACAGCGACACGTATTTACGCTTTCAAAGAAGAAGGACTGTTGAGCTGGGAGCGCTTCCCGCACATGGGTTTGCTGAAGGTAAGCCAGCACTAGGACAAACTACgaacgtttttttttcgttttaaagcTATTGCTTTATATCCTTACAGACTTATTGCGCTGACAAGCAGGTGCCGGACTCCTTTTCAACTGCGACTGCGCTTTTTGGCGGCGTCAAAATCAACTATGAAACAGGCGGTGTTGATGCTAGCGTACAGCTTAAAAATTGCAGCGCTTCCTTGGATTCCACACATCATGTGCAGACTATACTTAAATGGGCGCAGGTTGATGGCATGAATACCGGCTTTGTGACAACAACGCGCGTAACGCATGCAACACCAGCCGCCTTATATGCGCACTCTGCGGATCGACGCTGGGAATGTGAAGCCAAAATGTCGCCGGAAGCACAACAAGAGGGCTGCAAAGATATTGCTAAGCAGTTGGTGGAAGGTGAGACGGGACGTAAAATAAATGTTATTATGGGTGGCGGCAGGCAAATGTTAGTTTCTGACGTAACGAATAGTTCGGCGGATCCAATTGACACGTGGGGTTGTGTTTCGAAAGACGGACGTAATTTAATTAATGATTGGAAACAATACAAACAACAAGCTGGCGAACGTTATACAGTCGTGCAAAATAATGGCGAATTGAATGCTTTGGATGGTGATGCAGTGGACTATGTGCTGGGCATATTTGCTAATGGGCATTTGAAGTATGATCACGAGCGCGATCGCAGTGATGCGGGCATGCCCTCGTTACGTAATATGACTGTAAAGGCGTTGGAGGTGCTAAAGAGTAAAGATAAAGGCTTTTTGCTTGTTGTCGAGGGCGGCATGATTGATCAGGCGCACCATCGTGGCACGGCAAGACGCGCGTTGTCTGAGGCTTTGGCGTTGAACGAGGCTGTTGAAGCCGCAATACAAGAGATGAGGTGGGTGTTACGCAACATTTTTAACGGGAATGAAACCGATACCAAATAACGTTGCTGTTTCGGTTATGGCTTTGGTGCCCCTCTTTAAACTGCTTTCGGCTTCCTTGTGGTTTGGGCATCGACAGTTttttaagtggggtcgcccctcggcagtgatttgggaagcactccgaatgtatttctgccacgaaaagcttttcagtgaaaactaatctgccttgccgttcggagtcggcataaaacatgtaggtccagtcccgaTAATtagcagaaaaaatttaaaaggagtatgacataaattggaagagaagcccggcctaaaatctcttcggaggatatcacgccttatatttatttattttattttattagatgAGAAAATTGACCGCATCCTGCGGATTAGCTTTTAGTTCTACTGAAATGGGGTTTCTTCCTTTTATAAGCAGATAGAAGATCCGAGACTTCAGCCTTAGGATAATAGGGTGTCAAACATTTTGTGAATATGATTTATCTCAGTCCTTTAGTTGTCTTTCACCGCATTGCAGTGTGCTTTTGGTAAGTGCTGACTGCTCAGTGCTCCCACAAGGACTGTCCCATCAATTAAGGAACTTGTTAAATAAGGATGAAGTACAGTTACAACAACAAGCATATAATGAAACGGGAAGGATCAGCGGACTCTACCACGGACTTTCGGCTAGTTATTGCATCTGAAGATAGTCCCATAAGCAAATAAATTCCGCTGGCCACATGCAGTATCTCTTATACAATGAGTTGCTAAGTAACTTTTGTTTGGTATCGCATTTCATTTCGTGTTACCGTGCCGTACCCATATATTTGTGGTTCCTGGTTAGATCTACCTTTTCAGTCTGGgtttcattttttgttttaaagattttatttGAGTTTGCTTTTTGCAATAGTCTTTTTTTTATCCATATAGCCATCAACTGGACGAAACTTTGATCATTGTAACCGCAGATCATTCGCACAGTTTGACGATAAATGGTCATCCTGAGAGAGGGGCTGATATACTGGGTATTGCGTCAGCATCTCGCACCGAGGGTACGCCCTATACAACACTAACTTATGGCACAAGCTATCAGGGTTTTCGCGCCGATGCTAATGGTAAGCGCGTTGATCCCTCCACAGAGGATACCACAGCTTGGGAATACACACAGCAAGCAGCGATCAATACCGATGAGAATTTACATGGTGGTTCCGATGTTACCATACATGCCAAAGGTAAGACAAAGCCAGTAATGGTATCTACTTTTCAATTGTCAAATCCTTTTCTCTCTCCAGGTGCCATGGCCTATTTGTTCCATGGCGTGCACGAACAAAGTTATGTGGCTCATGTCATTTCGTATGCTCTTCGTATTGGGCGCTTTCGTGATAGCACAATTACGGAATCGTTAGCAGATCTAATGCCGTTATAGTATAAAATAAGGTTGGCTTAATTTCTGGGCTCAGGCGCATAAAACATAGTTAAATATTACAAAGTTTAATTGAATTCCCTGCCGtttcaaaaaggttttttttttgttgatgaataGCGAATTTTTGAGCTTTAGAGTAGCTAAACATGCTCGTGCGTGCAAgtagtatatatgtatttgttataGATTAGTTAAATCTTATTTA is a genomic window of Eurosta solidaginis isolate ZX-2024a chromosome 4, ASM4086904v1, whole genome shotgun sequence containing:
- the Alp12 gene encoding alkaline phosphatase, with amino-acid sequence MPAVSMDVTKLPSLQDGIEVQMDSLDSSHAFTNSMNEPNLPKPNVFKSKIFIVAVIFSSVLFTIMCISFLVHYEMGNDVSDGDNIPFWNVKLPPEQQVWYEKGIEELKIALSREMNRRRARNVILFVGDGMGPNTVTATRIYAFKEEGLLSWERFPHMGLLKTYCADKQVPDSFSTATALFGGVKINYETGGVDASVQLKNCSASLDSTHHVQTILKWAQVDGMNTGFVTTTRVTHATPAALYAHSADRRWECEAKMSPEAQQEGCKDIAKQLVEGETGRKINVIMGGGRQMLVSDVTNSSADPIDTWGCVSKDGRNLINDWKQYKQQAGERYTVVQNNGELNALDGDAVDYVLGIFANGHLKYDHERDRSDAGMPSLRNMTVKALEVLKSKDKGFLLVVEGGMIDQAHHRGTARRALSEALALNEAVEAAIQEMSHQLDETLIIVTADHSHSLTINGHPERGADILGIASASRTEGTPYTTLTYGTSYQGFRADANGKRVDPSTEDTTAWEYTQQAAINTDENLHGGSDVTIHAKGAMAYLFHGVHEQSYVAHVISYALRIGRFRDSTITESLADLMPL